One genomic segment of Pempheris klunzingeri isolate RE-2024b chromosome 21, fPemKlu1.hap1, whole genome shotgun sequence includes these proteins:
- the actr3b gene encoding actin-related protein 3B isoform X1 has protein sequence MSVQLPPCVIDCGTGYTKIGYAGNTEPQFIMPSCIAIKESASVGEQAQRRLVRGVDDLDFYIGDEAIDKPNYATKWPIRHGMVEDWDLMEKFMEQIIFKYLRAEPEDHSFLMTEPPLNTPENREYLAEIMFETFNIPGLYIAVQAVLALAASWTSRQVGQRTLTGIVIDSGDGVTHAIPVAEGYVIGSCIKHIPIAGRDITFFIQQLLRDREAGIPPEQSLETAKAVKERYCYICPDIVKEFTKYDSDPGKWIKQYRGVNAVSKTSFHIDVGYERFLGPEIFFHPEFANPDFMQPISDVVDEVIQSCPIDVRRPLYKNIVLSGGSTMFRDFGRRLQRDLKRVVDARLRLSEELSGGRIKPKPMEVQVVTHHMQRYAVWFGGSMLASTPEFFHVCHSKKDYDEIGPSICRHNPVFGIMS, from the exons ATGTCCGTGCAGCTCCCCCCGTGCGTGATAGACTGCGGGACCGG GTACACAAAGATCGGCTATGCTGGAAACACGGAGCCACAGTTCATCATGCCGTCCT GCATCGCCATCAAGGAGTCAGCCAGCGTGGGCGAGCAGGCTCAGAGGAGGCTCGTACGAGGAGTGGACGACCTGGACTTTTACATCGGAGACGAAGCCATAGATAAACCCAACTATGCAACCAag TGGCCGATCCGTCACGGGATGGTGGAGGACTGGGACCTGATGGAGAAGTTCATGGAGCAGATCATCTTCAAGTACCTGCGAGCCGAACCTGAGGACCACAGCTTCCTCATG acagagcCTCCTCTCAACACTCCAGAGAACAGAGAGTACCTGGCAGAGATCATGTTTGAGACCTTCAACATACCTGGACTCTACATCGCTGTACag GCCGTGCTGGCGTTGGCGGCGTCCTGGACGTCTCGTCAGGTGGGACAGAGGACTCTGACCGGCATCGTCATCGACAGCGGAGACGGAGTCACACACGCCATCCCTgtg GCTGAGGGCTACGTGATTGGCAGCTGTATAAAACACATCCCCATCGCAGGGCGGGACATCACCTTCTTCATCCAACAGCTGCTCAGAGACCGAGAGGCAGGGATTCCTCCAGAGCAGTCTCTGGAGACCGCCAAGGCCGTCAAG GAGCGGTACTGTTACATCTGTCCGGACATTGTGAAGGAGTTTACGAAGTACGACTCGGACCCGGGGAAGTGGATCAAACAGTACCGCGGTGTGAACGCTGTCAGCAAGACGTCCTTCCACATCGATGTGGGCTACGAACGCTTCCTGGGCCCTGAGATCTTCTTCCACCCGGAG TTCGCTAACCCAGACTTCATGCAGCCCATCTCTGATGTTGTTGATGAGGTCATCCAGAGCTGTCCAATCGACGTGAGGAGGCCGCTCTACAAG aacaTCGTGCTCTCCGGAGGATCCACCATGTTCAGGGACTTTGGGCGGCGGCTGCAGAGAGACCTGAAGAGAGTCGTGGACGCCCGACTGAGACTGAGTGAAGAACTGAGTGGAGGGCGGATAaag cCGAAGCCGATGGAGGTTCAGGTCGTCACACATCACATGCAGAGATACGCCGTCTGGTTTGGAGGCTCCATGCTGGCGTCCAcg ccagAGTTTTTCCACGTGTGTCACTCTAAGAAGGACTACGATGAGATCGGTCCCAGCATCTGCCGACATAACCCCGTGTTCGGCATCATGTCCTGA
- the actr3b gene encoding actin-related protein 3B isoform X2: MVEDWDLMEKFMEQIIFKYLRAEPEDHSFLMTEPPLNTPENREYLAEIMFETFNIPGLYIAVQAVLALAASWTSRQVGQRTLTGIVIDSGDGVTHAIPVAEGYVIGSCIKHIPIAGRDITFFIQQLLRDREAGIPPEQSLETAKAVKERYCYICPDIVKEFTKYDSDPGKWIKQYRGVNAVSKTSFHIDVGYERFLGPEIFFHPEFANPDFMQPISDVVDEVIQSCPIDVRRPLYKNIVLSGGSTMFRDFGRRLQRDLKRVVDARLRLSEELSGGRIKPKPMEVQVVTHHMQRYAVWFGGSMLASTPEFFHVCHSKKDYDEIGPSICRHNPVFGIMS, from the exons ATGGTGGAGGACTGGGACCTGATGGAGAAGTTCATGGAGCAGATCATCTTCAAGTACCTGCGAGCCGAACCTGAGGACCACAGCTTCCTCATG acagagcCTCCTCTCAACACTCCAGAGAACAGAGAGTACCTGGCAGAGATCATGTTTGAGACCTTCAACATACCTGGACTCTACATCGCTGTACag GCCGTGCTGGCGTTGGCGGCGTCCTGGACGTCTCGTCAGGTGGGACAGAGGACTCTGACCGGCATCGTCATCGACAGCGGAGACGGAGTCACACACGCCATCCCTgtg GCTGAGGGCTACGTGATTGGCAGCTGTATAAAACACATCCCCATCGCAGGGCGGGACATCACCTTCTTCATCCAACAGCTGCTCAGAGACCGAGAGGCAGGGATTCCTCCAGAGCAGTCTCTGGAGACCGCCAAGGCCGTCAAG GAGCGGTACTGTTACATCTGTCCGGACATTGTGAAGGAGTTTACGAAGTACGACTCGGACCCGGGGAAGTGGATCAAACAGTACCGCGGTGTGAACGCTGTCAGCAAGACGTCCTTCCACATCGATGTGGGCTACGAACGCTTCCTGGGCCCTGAGATCTTCTTCCACCCGGAG TTCGCTAACCCAGACTTCATGCAGCCCATCTCTGATGTTGTTGATGAGGTCATCCAGAGCTGTCCAATCGACGTGAGGAGGCCGCTCTACAAG aacaTCGTGCTCTCCGGAGGATCCACCATGTTCAGGGACTTTGGGCGGCGGCTGCAGAGAGACCTGAAGAGAGTCGTGGACGCCCGACTGAGACTGAGTGAAGAACTGAGTGGAGGGCGGATAaag cCGAAGCCGATGGAGGTTCAGGTCGTCACACATCACATGCAGAGATACGCCGTCTGGTTTGGAGGCTCCATGCTGGCGTCCAcg ccagAGTTTTTCCACGTGTGTCACTCTAAGAAGGACTACGATGAGATCGGTCCCAGCATCTGCCGACATAACCCCGTGTTCGGCATCATGTCCTGA